In Grus americana isolate bGruAme1 chromosome 17, bGruAme1.mat, whole genome shotgun sequence, the following proteins share a genomic window:
- the LOC129214303 gene encoding LOW QUALITY PROTEIN: centrosome-associated protein CEP250-like (The sequence of the model RefSeq protein was modified relative to this genomic sequence to represent the inferred CDS: deleted 5 bases in 3 codons), protein MAARSQASLRRRLQSSQEAQQRQAVLVRKLQAKVLQYRTRCRELEQQVQAGGGSLPGRWEAREARDREKALLQLEEEHQRCETLAEVNAVLQEHLGKATEVNSALKEDVGKLTADWMRAREELELKASERRNERELYDSYLKGERNRLLSLWRQVVTFRRHFLEMKTATDRDLSELKAEQMRLSGSILVNCSRLNSGMQRWESVPLGRPVLKDQAQQQADQERSQRTWEVMCLQAKGDPEKEELQDRLKDLAALEGKQSLSQSELVVARETLEEWRLQRDLLKREKQELTMALEKAEQSVAELTGALNKLRAEVADLHVGAAKLEQEHDLLSGKVAEMERAKISDQERLNLCERTNEELCAEKARLEQLLKKAEEHQEGLQAELRMLAEEKAETQDKLNEVYRQQESSSSGLEQLRQESSRQGHALARVSKEKELLVREKAALEVRLAAVERDRQGLSEQLAEARSVKETLESSLFEAQQHSSQLEISRHQLEIQLHAVAQAKEVIQGEVKCLQCELEAERSLRRQEREHMAQRLLQTERQYEAALRLRQTDHEAEMNKLLQDLASEWEGHHSELEEMLERWEKEKAETEREHEKKLFDMKQKVATMQAQQEEERTRVENAKQEAPPEQEREKKNAFLETLLQTRGELREACQQLEQLRQEVEERRENGQNITEKLQAELQESQSKIKAVENRHKEEMQTVTEEMNSLLQQRDALQKQHERDRLQAVKEKLVREIKLLQESATASETRANTATDTNHCLEQELQTALSVLKMKTEEVETQWEKMQTLQKDAAQGKALQETLPHLTAILSEREGEMKLYQEEVRTPEDQQAMQKTTLDQVIKDITEKNQKMESQQERIRDLEKQQEKQRIAVSKMSKELEERGLEIRSQQERIRELEKQREMQRTAVSKMSKELEERDREIKFQEGKIAILEQDGASQVRNLRVDLDHLKGTLEERNLELMSLTQQIQELEREREQVKSLHASLEHLRAALKDRESECDSQRHQLRLLQQYKEQQEGYLQELHGKVEKMTLALSQKDQELESQEKQIQEAEEVTEMQLRTVRDQLEQALEALKEKDRLIDTQKQQTRSYEGKPGEQLKVLRRDLEDATAILKEKHFMVESQKERIATFQKAEQDSGEQKEILQHLEAALKEKEQEIVSLRKPCEARKEQEEKHGAEQTNLQGTKLTLKEERERKIGVLEEATSRLETKAQGEQKELEEEIRALWEDLQHVQQTLARKDEEIEYQRDRVRYFEKTLSGREQELRRQSELLKQLTSALRWKDEGETLQKQIQKLQKWEEEEAEKRRVLQERDRSLQRQKELTQQLEDERKAKGEELERAIAIWKQTESGEVKWKEKAQALTLALTKSEMANGTLRGEIAVLQSMVSERDTDWFHHEQATAEGEQLSWLSEKRLLSQRLERLQRAVAKLQLEKTELKQLNAELRRTLEQVEWERRRLKRYCRGRSLPDACGFSLSDQHKVPASRQEESHTCCSCRLAELQKQVSLLQTQLAQERKYKQDYPECCAKTSQELSDLHHELSYSLAAVVREPKAAVLEAETGKLGQPLNLLFL, encoded by the exons ATGGCGGCGCGGAGCCAGGCCTCCCTGCGGCGCCGGCTGCAGAGCTCGCAGGAGGCGCAGCAACGCCAAGCGGTGCTGGTGCGGAAGCTGCAGGCGAAG GTACTGCAGTACCGGACTCGGTGTCGAGAGTTGGAGCAGCAAGTGCAAGCAGGAGGG GGATCCCTTCCAGGCAGGTGGGAAGCCAGAGAAGCCCGCGACCGGGAGAAAGCACTGCTTCAGTTGGAAGAGGAGCATCAAAG GTGTGAGACTCTGGCCGAAGTGAACGCTGTCCTGCAGGAGCACCTAGGTAAAGCGACTGAGGTTAATTCAGCCCTCAAGGAAGATGTTGGGAAACTGACGGCGGATTGGATGAGGGCCCGGGAGGAGCTGGAATTGAAGGCGAGCGAACGGCGCAATGAACGTGAG CTTTATGACAGCTACTTAAAGGGTGAACGTAACCGCCTACTCAGCCTGTGGCGTCAGGTGGTGACCTTCCGCCGTCACTTCCTGGAGATGAAGACTGCCACTGACCG AGATTTGTCAGAGCTGAAGGCCGAGCAAATGAGGCTTTCTGGATCTATACTTGTAAACTGCTCCCGCCTAAACTCCGGCATGCAGCGCTGGGAGTCCGTCCCTCTGGGTAGACCTGTCCTAAAGGATCAGGCGCAGCAGCAAGCGGACCAGGAAAGAAGCCAGAGGACTTGGGAAGTGATGTGCTTACAAGCCAAGGGGGACCCGGAGAAGGAGGAGCTTCAGGACAG ACTGAAGGACTTAGCTGCActtgaaggaaaacagtcaTTATCACAGAGTGAGTTGGTAGTCGCGAGAGAGACACTGGAGGAATGGCGTCTTCAGAGGGATCTGCTGAAGCGCGAGAAACAGGAGCTTACAATGGCCCTGGAAAAG GCAGAGCAGTCAGTAGCAGAGTTGACAGGGGCTCTGAATAAGCTGCGTGCTGAAGTAGCTGATCTACATGTTGGAGCCGCGAAG CTGGAGCAAGAGCACGATCTTCTGTCAGGTAAAGTGGCCGAGATGGAGAGAGCAAAGATCTCTGACCAGGAGAGGCTGAACCTGTGTGAAAGAACAAACGAAGAGCTCTGCGCAGAGAAAGCCcgcctggagcagctgctgaagaaagcagaggagcaccaggaggggctgcaggcagagctgaggatgctggcagaggagaaggcagaaacCCAAGATAAACTCAATGAG GTTTACCGCCAGCAAGAGTCATCTAGCAGTGGTCTGGAGCAGTTGCGCCAGGAGTCCTCTCGCCAAGGGCATGCACTGGCCAGGGTGTCCAAAGAGAAGGAGTTGCTGGTGCGTGAGAAGGCTGCCCTAGAGGTGCGACTGGCAGCCGTGGAGCGGGACAGACAAGGCCtttcagagcagctggcagaggccAG GTCAGTGAAGGAGACCCTGGAATCCAGCCTGTTTGAGGCTCAGCAGCACTCATCTCAGCTGGAGATCTCCCGGCATCAGCTTGAAATCCAGCTTCACGCAGTCGCGCAGGCCAAGGAGGTGATCCAAG GGGAAGTGAAGTGCCTTCAATGTGAGCTGGAAGCGGAGAGATCTCTAAGGAGGCAGGAACGGGAGCACATGGCACAACGGCTCTTGCAGACAGAACGGCAGTATGAGGCTGCCCTCAGACTTCGGCAAACTGATCATGAAGCGGAAATGAACAAGCTCCTGCAAGACCTG GCAAGCGAGTGGGAAGGGCACCATTCAGAGCTAGAGGAGATGCTGGAGCgatgggaaaaggagaaggcagagacagAAAGGGAGCACGAGAAGAAGCTGTTTGATATGAAGCAGAAAGTTGCCACCATGCAAGCTCAACAAGAGGAGGAACGAACGAGAGTTGAAAATGCCAAGCAAGAG gCCCCGCCAGAACAGGAGCGTGAGAAGAAGAATGCTTTCCTAGAGACGCTGCTCCAAACTCGGGGAGAGCTAAGAGAagcctgccagcagctggagcagctcaggcAGGAGGTGGAAGAGCGGCGAGAGAATGGGCAG AACATCACGGAAAAGCTGCAGGCAGAACTGCAGGAAAGTCAGAGTAAGATCAAGGCCGTGGAGAATAGGcacaaggaagaaatgcaaaccGTCACAGAGGAAATGAACAGCCTTCTTCAGCAGAGGGATGCTCTACAAAAACAG CATGAACGGGACAGGCTGCaagcagttaaagaaaaactgGTACGAGAGATAAAACTTCTTCAGGAATCAGCCACAGCCTCTGAGACCCGAGCAAATACAGCAACGGATACGAATCACTGCCTTGAACAAGAACTTCAGACTGCATTGTCtgtcttgaaaatgaaaaccgAGGAAGTGGAAACGCAGTGGGAGAAAATGCAGACGCTCCAGAAAGACGCGGCACAGGGAAAAGCTTTGCAGGAGACTCTCCCTCATCTGACTGCCATCCTgtcagagagggagggagaaatgaAGTTGTACCAGGAAGAGGTGAGAACGCCGGAAGACCAGCAAGCAATGCAGAAAACTACTCTCGATCAGGTTATTAAGGACATAACAGAGAAAAACCAGAAGATGGAATCCCAGCAAGAACGGATACGGgacctggagaagcagcaagaaaaacaaaggattgCTGTCAGCAAGATGAGcaaagagctggaagagagaGGCCTGGAGATCAGATCCCAGCAAGAACGGATACGGGAG CTAGAGAAGCAGCGAGAAATGCAGAGGACTGCTGTCAGCAAGATGAgcaaagagctggaggagagagacCGGGAGATCAAATTCCAGGAGGGGAAAATAGCGATTCTAGAACAAGACGGTGCATCACAAGTGAGAAATCTGCGGGTGGATCTTGATCATCTGAAAGGAACCTTGGAGGAGAGAAACTTGGAGCTTATGTCTCTGACTCAGCAGATCCAAGAactggaaagggagagagaacagGTGAAATCTCTGCACGCAAGCCTCGAACACCTGAGGGCCGCTCTTAAGGACAGAGAGAGCGAGTGTGATTCTCAAAGGCATCAGTTAAGACTCTTGCAGCAGTACAAGGAGCAGCAAGAGGGGTACCTGCAAGAGCTTCACGGTAAAGTAGAAAAGATGACACTTGCTTTGTCTCAAAAAGATCAAGAGCTTGAgtcacaagaaaagcaaatccagGAAGCTGAAGAAGTCACGGAAATGCAGTTAAGGACTGTCCGTGACCAACTGGAGCAGGCCTTAGAagccttaaaagaaaaggacagactCATAGACACCCAAAAGCAACAAACAAGGAGCTACGAGGGAAAACCAGGAGAACAGCTGAAGGTCTTACGCAGAGACTTAGAAGACGCTACGgcaatactgaaagaaaagcatttcatggTTGAATCTCAGAAGGAACGGATTGCGACCTtccaaaaagcagaacaagactctggagagcagaaggaaattctGCAGCATCTGGAAGCGGCCCTAaaggagaaagagcaagaaattgTATCCCTTAGAAAGCCATGTGAGGCACGCaaggaacaggaggaaaagcacgGAGCTGAGCAAACAAATCTTCAAGGGACAAAACTGActctgaaa gaagagagagaaagaaagataggGGTTCTGGAGGAGGCTACCTCTAGGCTTGAGACCAAGGCTCAAGGTGAGCAAAAAGAGTTAGAAGAGGAAATAAGAGCTCTTTGGGAAGATCTCCAGCACGTTCAGCAGACTCTGGCAAGGAAGGATGAAGAGATCGAGTACCAGAGAGACAGAGTCAGGTATTTCGAGAAGACTCTGTCAGGGAGAGAACAAGAGCTTAGGCGGCAGAGCGAACTCCTGAAACAATTAACGTCAGCTTTGCGATGGAAAGATGAGGGGGAGACCCTACAGAAACAAATCCAGAAACTCCAGaaatgggaggaagaggaagccgAGAAGAGGAGGGTTCTCCAGGAGAGAGACCGTTCcttgcaaaggcagaaggagCTAACCCAACAACTGGAAGATGAGCGGAAAGCAAAGGGGGAAGAATTGGAGCGTGCGATTGCTATCTGGAAGCAGACTGAAAGCGGAGAAGtcaaatggaaagagaaggcaCAAGCACTGACTCTTGCCCTGACCAAGAGTGAAATGGCCAATGGGACTCTGAGGGGAGAAATAGCCGTCCTGCAGAGTATGGTTTCAGAGAGGGACACGGACTGGTTTCATCACGAG CAGGCTACTGCAGAaggggagcagctctcctggctctcGGAGAAGAGACTCCTGTCGCAGCGGCTGGAACGTCTGCAGCGAGCAGTTGCAAAGCTGCAACTCGAGAAGACGGAGCTGAAGCAACTCAACGCTGAGCTCAGGAGGACTCTTGAGCAG GTGGAATGGGAGCGGAGGAGACTGAAGAGATATTGTAGAGGTCGGTCGCTGCCAGATGCGTGcggcttttctctctctgaccaGCACAAGGTGCCTGCTTCTCGACAG GAGGAGTCTCACACGTGCTGCAGTTGTCGATTAGCTGAGTTGCAGAAGCAG GTGTCCCTTCTGCAGACGCAGCTGGCACAGGAACGAAAATACAAGCAGGACTATCCTGAGTGCTGTGCAAAGACCAGCCAGGAGCTGTCAGACCTTCACCACGAGCTG TCTTACTCCTTAGCAGCTGTGGTCAGGGAGcccaaagctgctgttttggaAGCAGAGACTGGGAAGCTGGGTCAGCCTCTGaaccttcttttcctgtag